The DNA segment AGAATACAAATGCCAGTGAATACAGAAAAGGCATTCAAGCCACTTATTCTTTAACCAACAGAAATTACCGAAACAGAGCATCACTTCGTTACACCTCAGGAATGAGCAGAAGTGGTTGGGCATTTACTGCGATGGGTGCAAGAAGATGGGCTCAAGAAGGAATACAGGAAGGAACGTTCTACGATGCATATGGTGCTTATCTGGGAATTGAAAAGAAATTAAACGATGCGCATACGATAACTCTGAATGCTTTTGCAGCTCCTTACAGACGATCAACTGCGAGTCCAAGTACGCAGGAAGTTTATGATTACCGTCGTGTTCATTATAACTCTTATTGGGGTTGGCAAGATGGAAAAAAAAGAAGCGAAAGAGTAAAAGAAGGTTTTCAACCCATTTTACAAATTCAAGATTTTTGGAAAATTAACGAGAAATCAAGTTTAAGGACTGCTGTTTCTTACCAATTCGGAAAAGATAAAAGTGCCCGATTAGACTGGCAAAATGTTCAAAATCCATCACCTTCTTATTACCGGTATCTTCCGAGTTATTATGATTCCTTGGATCCGAATGCCTCTGTTTCAGTACCGCAAGGGGGAGCTGCTACAACAGCTCAACAAGCTTATGCAGAATCTTTACAAGGTTGGCAAAGTGGCGACCCCATGTTTACTCAAATTAATTGGGATGCTCTGTATCGCAGAAATAGGAGTCAGCCAGCAGGAAGTTACTTTGGCGAAAACGGTAAACGTGCTTTGTATTTTCAGGTGAATGATGTCAGCGAAGATAAAATCTGGAACGTAGGAACTCACTACGTTTACAATTTTACTGATACTTCAAAATTTTTGTTGAATGTATCTTATCAAAATTATAAGTCGGAGCTTTATAGAGAAGTAAAAGATTTGTTAGGAGCAGATTTCGTTCTGAATAAAGATCCGTTTGCAGCAACCAATCAACCTGGAAAAAGTGGATTGTATAATGAAGGGGAAACTAATGTTGTGAAACGAGTAGGAGATAAAATCAATTATAATTACGCTTTGAGCAGGCAGGAATTTAAAATTAATCCAGGTTTGAAATTTCAAACTGGAAAATTTGATGTGTTTTTTTCCGGTTTAGCAGGTTATTCAAAATCATCTAGAGAAGGTTTATATCATCACTATTTGTATAATGATTCTTTTGGAAAAAGTGGAGATCAAAACTTTTGGAATTTTGGCTTGAAGGGGCAGGTAATCTATAAATTAGATGGTAGAAACTTCTTCGTCTATAATGGAGCATACTTTTCACAAGCACCTTACTTAGAAGATTTATTCATTAATCCTAGGGTCAACGCTTCTTTAGCACCGAATATTAAAAATACAGTTGTCAATGCGAACGACTTAAGTTATGTTGTAAATAGCCCTTTCTTTAAATTAAGATTGACAGGTTTTTTAGTGGATACTGAAAATGATACCAATGTACAAAGATTTTTTGCAGATGGGATTCAGTTACAATCTGCCGGATCAGACGGAACCGTGGCGAATGTGCAGAGTGCATTCGTAACGCAGGTCATGTCGAATGTAGAAAAGAGAAATATGGGCGCCGAGTTGGGTATCGATGTGAAAATCCTTCCTACGCTTTCTGTACAAGGTTTAGCCAGTTATGGACAATATACCTATAGAAATGACCCGAAC comes from the Chryseobacterium sp. SNU WT5 genome and includes:
- a CDS encoding carboxypeptidase-like regulatory domain-containing protein; translation: MIKKLYLISLFTLLPATYSFAQTTVYAYLKDADGKPVEAAEIDLKGSGKDLKADKIGYFQFVDLKSGHYQIIITKPTFETKVMEFDVSEEKRKDLGVITLYSNLIGADQGFAIIESNGDEEDSQSTTVGLLQSSQDVFSRVAAFDLGAYWFRPRGVDGRTGEIMMNGVSMVKADNGNVDFGNWGGLNEITRYPEISTNHAPSEYAFGGASSVIYKNTNASEYRKGIQATYSLTNRNYRNRASLRYTSGMSRSGWAFTAMGARRWAQEGIQEGTFYDAYGAYLGIEKKLNDAHTITLNAFAAPYRRSTASPSTQEVYDYRRVHYNSYWGWQDGKKRSERVKEGFQPILQIQDFWKINEKSSLRTAVSYQFGKDKSARLDWQNVQNPSPSYYRYLPSYYDSLDPNASVSVPQGGAATTAQQAYAESLQGWQSGDPMFTQINWDALYRRNRSQPAGSYFGENGKRALYFQVNDVSEDKIWNVGTHYVYNFTDTSKFLLNVSYQNYKSELYREVKDLLGADFVLNKDPFAATNQPGKSGLYNEGETNVVKRVGDKINYNYALSRQEFKINPGLKFQTGKFDVFFSGLAGYSKSSREGLYHHYLYNDSFGKSGDQNFWNFGLKGQVIYKLDGRNFFVYNGAYFSQAPYLEDLFINPRVNASLAPNIKNTVVNANDLSYVVNSPFFKLRLTGFLVDTENDTNVQRFFADGIQLQSAGSDGTVANVQSAFVTQVMSNVEKRNMGAELGIDVKILPTLSVQGLASYGQYTYRNDPNVYFASDATGNFDNGKSYLDLGKAYLTNSKQGGTPQQGYSLGFRYNSPKYWWFGANWNYLDDNYLDPSALLRTERFVQNPVTGTPYAGLTESDLRRVLQPSKLPSAYFFNANVGKSWRLGSYYVLLTASVNNILDNTKYITGGFEQTRRVTFPGYVEENSREFPLFGPKYWYTQGRSYFVNLQFRF